A region from the Janthinobacterium agaricidamnosum genome encodes:
- a CDS encoding DUF6702 family protein translates to MKRWRALTAVTLACISMAAAAHNFHMGIADISYNAASGSTEVVHTYTGHDVEALLTNLYQRRFDLGQEDSEAALRRYVEKQFYLVAPDGRRLRLNWVGMKVDADNVVIFQEIERTRLAPATRIHNQLLIDFLPSQRNTLNVQDSGSIQTLIFDRQNSEWPIR, encoded by the coding sequence ATGAAGCGCTGGCGTGCGCTGACGGCCGTCACGCTGGCCTGCATCAGCATGGCGGCCGCCGCCCATAACTTCCACATGGGCATCGCCGACATCAGCTATAACGCGGCCAGCGGCAGCACGGAAGTGGTCCACACCTACACGGGCCACGACGTCGAGGCGCTGCTGACGAATCTGTACCAGCGCCGGTTCGACCTGGGCCAGGAAGACAGCGAAGCGGCGCTGCGCCGCTATGTCGAAAAACAGTTTTATCTCGTGGCGCCGGACGGCAGGCGATTGCGCCTGAACTGGGTCGGGATGAAGGTCGATGCCGACAACGTGGTGATCTTCCAGGAGATCGAACGCACGCGTCTGGCCCCCGCCACGCGCATTCATAACCAGTTGCTGATCGACTTCCTGCCCAGCCAGCGCAATACCCTCAACGTGCAGGACAGCGGCAGCATCCAGACGCTGATCTTCGACCGCCAGAACTCGGAATGGCCGATCCGCTAA
- a CDS encoding aldo/keto reductase family oxidoreductase — MHTYAPASDRFTPAHCDIAFNRLGYGAMQLAGPHVWGPPKDRAAAVAVLREAVELGINHIDTSDFYGPHVTNQIIREALHPYRDGLTIVTKIGFVRGADQSWLPAASSQQLRDAVHDNLRNLGLDVLDVVNLRAPGMEGPDGSSLAEPLSTLVQLQREGLVRHIGLSNVDAGQVAEAQRIAPIVCVQNHYNLAHRADDALIDTLAAQGIAYVPFFPLGGFSPLQSDTLNQVAAALQATPMQVALAWLLQRAPNMLVIPGTSSIAHLRENVAAGALRLDAQALAALGSLATK, encoded by the coding sequence ATGCACACGTATGCCCCCGCCAGCGACCGCTTCACGCCCGCCCATTGCGACATCGCATTCAACCGCCTCGGCTACGGCGCCATGCAACTGGCCGGCCCACACGTCTGGGGCCCGCCGAAGGACCGCGCCGCCGCCGTTGCCGTGCTGCGCGAAGCCGTCGAACTGGGCATCAACCATATCGACACGTCGGACTTTTACGGCCCCCACGTCACCAACCAGATCATCCGCGAAGCGCTGCATCCATACCGCGACGGCTTGACCATCGTCACCAAGATCGGCTTCGTGCGCGGTGCCGACCAGTCCTGGCTGCCGGCCGCATCGTCACAGCAACTGCGCGACGCCGTGCACGACAACCTGCGCAACCTGGGCCTGGACGTGCTCGATGTGGTCAACCTGCGCGCGCCGGGCATGGAAGGCCCCGACGGCTCGTCGCTTGCCGAGCCGCTGTCCACACTGGTGCAGCTGCAGCGGGAAGGCCTGGTGCGCCATATCGGCCTGTCCAATGTCGATGCCGGTCAGGTGGCCGAGGCCCAGCGCATCGCTCCCATCGTCTGCGTGCAGAACCACTACAATCTGGCACACCGCGCGGACGATGCGCTGATCGACACCCTGGCCGCGCAAGGCATCGCCTACGTGCCCTTCTTCCCCCTGGGCGGCTTTTCGCCGCTGCAGTCCGATACCTTGAACCAGGTGGCGGCCGCCCTGCAGGCCACGCCGATGCAGGTGGCGCTGGCCTGGCTGCTGCAGCGCGCGCCGAATATGCTGGTCATTCCCGGCACCTCGTCCATTGCGCATCTGCGCGAGAATGTCGCCGCCGGCGCGCTCAGGCTCGACGCGCAGGCTTTGGCGGCATTGGGGTCGCTTGCAACTAAGTAG
- a CDS encoding IS1595 family transposase produces MQPAEWKTFIAQFAALSRRQRLAGIALLRGSAPQDAAAALIESVARQRSHCPACNSSHAHLHGHAHGLQRYRCVPCGRTFNALTGTPLARLRHKSLWLDYADCLLESASVRKAASQLGVHRNTAFRWRHRFLSLAKTDRPHCLHGIAEADELYVLESEKGSRHLTRPARRRGGHAHKRGVSSEQVCILVARDRTGQTRDFVAGKGALTKAQLHACLPPVIDKDILLMTDDHAAYRAFAKEAGISHQAVNVRAGIRVQGAAHVQNVNAYHNRLRAWLRPFHGVATRYLPNYLGWRWILDAGRIRSPETLLKATLGAFPHLMVT; encoded by the coding sequence ATGCAGCCAGCCGAATGGAAAACCTTCATCGCCCAGTTCGCCGCACTGAGCCGTCGCCAGCGCCTGGCGGGCATCGCTCTGCTGCGAGGAAGCGCACCGCAGGACGCTGCCGCGGCACTGATCGAAAGCGTGGCCCGGCAGCGGTCACACTGTCCCGCCTGCAACAGCAGTCATGCTCACCTGCATGGCCATGCGCACGGACTGCAGCGCTACCGTTGCGTGCCGTGCGGCCGCACCTTCAATGCACTCACTGGCACGCCGCTGGCGCGCTTGCGCCATAAATCACTGTGGCTCGACTACGCCGACTGCCTGCTCGAATCGGCTTCCGTGCGCAAGGCGGCAAGCCAGCTGGGCGTGCACCGCAACACCGCCTTTCGCTGGCGCCACCGGTTTTTAAGCCTGGCCAAGACGGACCGGCCCCATTGCCTGCATGGCATCGCCGAAGCGGACGAGCTGTATGTGCTGGAGTCGGAAAAGGGATCGCGGCATCTGACGCGTCCGGCGCGCCGCCGAGGCGGCCATGCCCACAAGCGCGGCGTTTCCAGTGAACAAGTCTGTATCCTGGTGGCGCGCGACCGCACGGGACAAACCCGCGATTTCGTCGCGGGAAAAGGGGCGCTGACCAAGGCGCAGCTGCATGCCTGCCTGCCACCCGTGATCGACAAGGACATCTTGCTGATGACCGACGACCACGCTGCCTATCGCGCCTTTGCCAAGGAAGCGGGAATCAGCCACCAGGCCGTCAATGTGCGTGCCGGCATCCGCGTGCAGGGCGCCGCGCATGTACAGAACGTCAATGCATATCACAACCGCCTGCGGGCATGGCTACGCCCCTTTCACGGCGTGGCGACGCGCTACCTGCCGAATTACCTGGGCTGGCGCTGGATACTGGACGCCGGGCGCATCCGCTCCCCGGAAACATTATTGAAGGCAACACTGGGAGCATTCCCACATCTGATGGTGACATAG
- a CDS encoding LysR family transcriptional regulator, producing the protein MHADNPSMADLSAFALVAGHRGFRQAARASGQSASALSEALRRLEQQLGIRLLERTTRSVTPTAAGALLLTRLRPALEEVSSALDVLNDLRDSPRGTLRLNVPVNAARFFLQPMVDQFLRAYPQIRVELVVDNNFVDVVASGCDAGIRYGERLEQDMIAIPIGPRTQRFAVAGAPSYLAQRGVPVHPRELLQHACLLGKFLSGAIPPWEFERDGQKVSVEPDGPVIVTPTAADFAVSMAIAGHGLVYLFEEWLQPYIDAGQLQPVLEDWSMPFPGPFLYYAGRRHLPAPLRAFIDFVQANFAQLPPLAQSAG; encoded by the coding sequence ATGCATGCAGACAACCCTTCCATGGCCGACCTGTCCGCCTTTGCCCTGGTGGCCGGGCACCGGGGTTTTCGCCAGGCCGCGCGCGCCAGCGGGCAGTCGGCGTCGGCGCTGAGCGAAGCGCTGCGGCGGCTGGAGCAGCAACTGGGCATCCGCCTGCTGGAACGCACCACGCGCAGCGTGACGCCGACGGCAGCCGGCGCGCTGTTGCTGACGCGTTTGCGTCCGGCGCTCGAGGAAGTGAGCAGCGCGCTCGACGTGCTGAACGACTTGCGCGACAGTCCGCGCGGCACCTTGCGCCTGAACGTGCCGGTCAACGCGGCGCGCTTCTTTTTGCAGCCCATGGTCGACCAGTTCCTGCGCGCCTATCCGCAGATCAGGGTCGAGCTGGTGGTCGATAATAATTTTGTCGATGTCGTCGCCAGTGGCTGCGACGCCGGCATCCGCTATGGCGAGCGGCTGGAGCAGGACATGATCGCCATCCCGATCGGCCCGCGCACGCAGCGCTTCGCGGTGGCGGGCGCACCGTCCTACCTGGCGCAGCGGGGCGTGCCCGTGCATCCGCGCGAGCTGCTGCAGCACGCCTGCCTGCTGGGAAAATTCCTCAGTGGCGCGATTCCCCCATGGGAGTTCGAACGCGATGGGCAAAAAGTGAGCGTGGAGCCGGACGGCCCCGTGATCGTCACGCCGACGGCGGCCGACTTCGCGGTCAGCATGGCCATCGCCGGCCATGGTCTGGTGTATCTGTTTGAAGAGTGGCTGCAGCCGTATATCGATGCGGGCCAGCTGCAGCCCGTGCTGGAAGACTGGTCGATGCCCTTTCCCGGCCCGTTTTTATACTATGCGGGCCGGCGCCACCTGCCGGCCCCGCTGCGCGCCTTCATCGATTTCGTGCAGGCCAATTTTGCGCAGCTTCCGCCGCTTGCTCAATCCGCAGGATAG
- a CDS encoding 2OG-Fe dioxygenase family protein: protein MSTSAPIFTAPSHVKEALRDDGYAVLRPQDVAALAGCPLDALRALEPSWDTLALDNYLKDGGRYRRRRHSCFVQDGERLTQTAHRPHWQPVEYNALHGGMHRLFEPVDPAIVAQAAWQQLIRALGDACSQVKGRQPWFIEAHQFRIDTTDGIGRPTPEGAHRDGVDFVAVLLIGREQVKGGETRIFEAEGPNGKRFTLTEPWSLLLLDDAAVIHESTPIQPIGEHGHRDTLVLTYRAGQFQGEN from the coding sequence ATGAGCACTTCCGCACCGATCTTTACCGCCCCGTCCCACGTCAAGGAAGCCTTGCGCGATGACGGCTATGCCGTCCTGCGCCCGCAGGACGTGGCCGCGCTGGCCGGCTGCCCGCTGGACGCGCTGCGCGCGCTGGAACCAAGCTGGGATACCCTGGCGCTGGACAATTACCTGAAGGATGGCGGCCGCTATCGGCGCCGGCGCCATTCGTGCTTCGTGCAGGATGGCGAGCGTCTGACGCAGACGGCGCACCGTCCGCACTGGCAGCCGGTGGAATACAACGCCCTGCACGGCGGCATGCACCGCCTGTTCGAACCGGTCGACCCGGCCATCGTCGCGCAAGCGGCCTGGCAGCAGCTGATTCGCGCACTGGGCGACGCCTGCTCGCAGGTCAAGGGCCGCCAGCCGTGGTTCATCGAGGCGCACCAGTTCCGCATCGATACGACCGACGGCATCGGCCGCCCCACGCCGGAAGGCGCGCACCGCGACGGCGTCGATTTCGTCGCCGTGCTGCTGATCGGGCGCGAACAGGTCAAGGGCGGCGAGACGCGCATCTTCGAAGCGGAGGGCCCCAACGGCAAGCGCTTTACCCTGACCGAGCCATGGTCGCTGCTGCTGCTCGACGACGCTGCCGTGATCCACGAATCGACGCCGATCCAGCCCATCGGCGAACACGGCCACCGCGACACCCTTGTACTGACCTATCGCGCCGGCCAGTTCCAGGGCGAAAACTGA
- a CDS encoding sugar phosphate isomerase/epimerase family protein: MRIDVFAAHWGNNDLPPDVFIDKVLAAGFDGIEMSLPLDAALREEWTGRIADAGLELIAAQWETVFHGDFELHRAALAELLENACLARPVLVNTHTGKDYYTQAQNAALIDLAAAISAKHGVPIVHELHRSRFSGHPMLLLPYLQQYPHLPLTADLSHWCCACESLLEDQPHTLAQVLPLVRHVHARVGHAQGPQVADFRAPEAKPALDAHLAWWDAIVALRRAAGAERMTFTPEFGPAPYTQTLPWTQQPVSDAWEQNVAMLQLLRQRYPAD; encoded by the coding sequence ATGCGCATCGACGTCTTTGCCGCCCACTGGGGCAATAACGACCTGCCGCCCGACGTCTTCATCGACAAGGTACTGGCGGCCGGCTTCGACGGCATCGAGATGTCGCTGCCGCTGGACGCCGCCCTGCGCGAGGAGTGGACGGGGCGCATCGCCGATGCGGGCCTGGAGCTGATCGCCGCGCAGTGGGAAACTGTGTTCCACGGCGACTTCGAACTGCACCGCGCCGCCCTGGCGGAACTGCTAGAAAACGCCTGCCTGGCGCGCCCCGTGCTGGTCAACACGCACACGGGCAAGGATTACTATACCCAGGCGCAGAACGCGGCATTGATCGACCTGGCTGCCGCCATCTCGGCAAAGCACGGCGTGCCCATCGTGCACGAGCTTCACCGCAGCCGCTTTTCCGGCCACCCGATGCTGCTGCTGCCGTATCTGCAGCAGTATCCGCACCTGCCCTTGACGGCCGACCTGTCGCACTGGTGCTGCGCCTGCGAATCGCTGCTGGAAGACCAGCCGCACACGCTGGCGCAAGTGCTGCCGCTGGTGCGCCACGTGCATGCGCGCGTGGGCCATGCGCAGGGTCCGCAGGTGGCCGACTTCCGCGCGCCGGAAGCCAAGCCGGCGCTTGACGCCCACCTGGCCTGGTGGGATGCCATCGTCGCGCTGCGCCGCGCGGCCGGCGCCGAGCGCATGACGTTCACGCCGGAATTCGGCCCCGCGCCGTACACGCAAACGCTGCCCTGGACGCAGCAGCCAGTGAGCGACGCGTGGGAGCAGAACGTCGCCATGCTGCAGCTTTTACGCCAGCGCTATCCTGCGGATTGA
- a CDS encoding phytanoyl-CoA dioxygenase family protein yields the protein MLTIEQQEQYQRDGYIILPDFKGADEIAALRARAEQIVNEFDPSVSQSIFTTRDQAKNTNDYFLASDNTIRCFFEEEAFGADGQLKQAKSLSINKIGHAMHDLDPVFRAFSADPKLAEVARDLGLADAQVWQSMYIFKQPGIGGEVRWHQDATYFETTPVSVTTFWFALEDATLDNGCLWAEPGGHRGPLRERFIRNGDQVRVEKLDAMPWPDDSTAVPLEVKAGALVCFHGLLPHYSAPNRSPVSRHAYTLHATDGQTEYAAHNWIQRDAAFPVRGFV from the coding sequence ATGCTGACGATCGAACAACAGGAACAATACCAACGCGACGGCTACATCATCCTGCCCGATTTCAAGGGCGCGGATGAAATCGCCGCGCTGCGCGCGCGCGCCGAGCAGATTGTCAACGAATTCGATCCCAGCGTCAGCCAGTCGATCTTCACCACGCGCGACCAGGCGAAGAACACCAACGATTATTTCCTCGCCTCCGACAACACCATCCGCTGCTTCTTCGAGGAAGAGGCGTTCGGCGCGGACGGCCAGCTGAAACAGGCGAAATCGCTGTCGATCAACAAGATCGGCCACGCCATGCACGACCTGGACCCCGTCTTCCGCGCTTTTTCGGCCGACCCGAAACTGGCCGAAGTGGCGCGCGACTTGGGCCTGGCGGATGCGCAGGTATGGCAATCGATGTATATATTTAAACAGCCCGGCATCGGCGGCGAAGTACGCTGGCACCAGGACGCCACGTATTTCGAGACCACGCCGGTCAGCGTGACCACGTTCTGGTTCGCGCTGGAAGACGCGACCCTGGACAACGGCTGCCTGTGGGCCGAACCGGGCGGCCACCGCGGCCCCCTGCGCGAACGCTTCATCCGCAACGGCGACCAGGTGCGCGTGGAAAAGCTCGATGCCATGCCGTGGCCCGACGACAGCACGGCCGTGCCACTGGAAGTGAAGGCGGGCGCCCTCGTCTGCTTCCACGGCTTGCTGCCCCACTACAGCGCGCCGAACCGCTCGCCCGTCTCGCGCCACGCCTACACCTTGCACGCCACCGACGGCCAGACCGAATATGCGGCGCACAACTGGATACAGCGCGACGCGGCGTTCCCCGTGCGGGGCTTCGTCTGA
- a CDS encoding CerR family C-terminal domain-containing protein encodes MIEKNISPTPSADDGRKPRSDGEQSRERLLHSAIRLFAGQGYAKTSTRELAQAAGTNAAAIRYYFGDKAGLYRAAFSHQLSNPQDNIALYEQPHFTLRQSLEGFYAQLLAPMQQGEIARDCMRLWCREMLEPTGLWAREVDQNIRAEHEALTRVLARHLGAPANSDDMHRLAFSIASLALQHMVGADVLHTLRPQLLESPHAIDTWLARLTDYALAMADVERRRLATPPSTTQRQAEGPA; translated from the coding sequence ATGATTGAAAAAAACATTTCCCCAACACCAAGCGCCGACGACGGGCGCAAGCCCCGCTCCGATGGCGAGCAGTCGCGCGAGCGCCTGCTGCATAGCGCCATCCGCCTGTTTGCCGGGCAGGGCTACGCCAAGACCTCCACGCGCGAACTGGCGCAGGCGGCCGGCACCAACGCCGCGGCCATCCGCTATTATTTTGGCGACAAGGCGGGCCTGTACCGCGCCGCCTTCTCCCATCAACTATCGAATCCACAAGACAATATCGCCCTGTACGAGCAACCGCATTTCACCTTGCGCCAAAGTCTGGAAGGCTTTTATGCGCAATTGCTCGCCCCCATGCAGCAGGGAGAAATCGCGCGCGACTGCATGCGCCTGTGGTGCCGCGAGATGCTCGAACCGACGGGCCTGTGGGCGCGCGAGGTCGACCAGAACATCCGTGCCGAACACGAGGCGCTCACGCGCGTGCTGGCGCGCCACCTGGGCGCGCCCGCCAACAGCGACGACATGCACCGGCTGGCGTTTTCCATCGCCTCGCTGGCCCTGCAGCACATGGTGGGCGCCGACGTGCTGCACACCTTGCGCCCGCAACTGCTGGAATCGCCGCACGCGATCGACACCTGGCTGGCGCGCTTGACCGACTACGCGCTGGCCATGGCCGACGTGGAACGCCGGCGCCTGGCCACTCCCCCCTCTACCACTCAACGACAAGCAGAAGGACCAGCATGA
- a CDS encoding MarR family winged helix-turn-helix transcriptional regulator — protein sequence MDTTTAPNPLHQVPRLDGQLCFALYSTSLAMNKLYRKLLRKLGLTYSQYLVMMVLWERDGLTVSEVGERLFLDSATLTPLLKRMEQSGLLTRTRAASDERQVIISLTQQGDQLRHDAALLPEAILTASHCSVEQIVDMKQQLNQLRDSLMKSE from the coding sequence ATGGATACCACCACCGCCCCCAACCCCTTGCACCAGGTGCCGCGCCTGGACGGCCAGCTGTGCTTTGCGCTGTACTCGACCTCGCTTGCAATGAACAAGCTGTACCGCAAGCTCCTGCGCAAGCTCGGCCTGACCTATTCGCAGTACCTGGTGATGATGGTGTTGTGGGAGCGCGACGGCCTGACGGTGTCGGAAGTGGGCGAGCGCCTGTTCCTGGACTCGGCCACCCTGACGCCCTTGCTCAAGCGCATGGAGCAATCGGGCCTGCTGACGCGCACGCGCGCCGCCAGCGACGAGCGCCAGGTCATCATTTCCCTCACGCAGCAGGGAGACCAGCTGCGCCACGACGCGGCCCTGCTGCCCGAAGCCATCCTGACGGCCAGCCACTGCAGCGTGGAACAGATTGTGGACATGAAACAACAACTGAACCAGTTGCGCGACAGCCTGATGAAAAGTGAGTAA
- a CDS encoding TonB-dependent receptor produces MTSRSLPLLLAALFSATAAHADDLFQRVLVDGSRLNQLGVANSANAGSITQQQLDARTSYRPGELLEAVPGLIVSQHSGEGKANQFYLRGFNLDHGTDLRTTVDEMPVNQRSHGHGQGWTDLNFLIPELAMRLDYKKGPYSAAQGDFSSAGAASVVYANRLTQGIASAGIGQNGFRRALLADSIDAGDGSLLYALEAQHNDGPFTQPDRYRKRNGVLRYSEGYANNGFNVTAMAYDASWNATDQIPLRAVRDGSLGRFDAVDASDGGKAQRYSLSGAWHQTTDDVSSRVSAYVIANRLALFSNFTYAMDDPLNGDQFAQPDRRVTAGLDASHTWHRHTDRGSSDTTIGLQLQNDNIHNGLYHTRRRQILSTTRQDHLVETSIGVYGENSTRWSRSLRTVAGLRADAYRFDVRSDRAVNSGTASDHLFSPSLSVIAGPWRDTEAYVNIGNGFHSNDARGTTITVDPKTGEAAGKVTPLVRSRGLELGLRSAAIAGLQTSLSLYRLDFDSELLFIGDAGATQAGRPSRRYGIEFSSYYKAARWLSLDLDLAYARARSRGSDPAGDFIPGAIEGVAQLAMTVTPPGPWSGSLRLRYFGPRPLVEDNSVRSAASVGLNGRIAYQVDKTWRVEVEGYNLANRRDAAIDYYYASRLPGEAQPVDDIHFHPVESRSLHLTLVKNF; encoded by the coding sequence ATGACGTCACGCTCCCTTCCCCTCCTCCTCGCGGCCCTGTTTTCCGCCACCGCCGCCCACGCCGACGACCTCTTCCAGCGCGTGCTGGTCGACGGTTCGCGCCTGAACCAGCTGGGCGTGGCCAATTCGGCCAACGCGGGCAGCATCACGCAACAGCAGCTCGACGCGCGCACCAGCTACCGGCCCGGCGAATTGCTCGAAGCCGTGCCGGGGCTGATCGTCAGCCAGCATAGCGGCGAGGGCAAGGCCAACCAGTTCTACCTGCGCGGCTTCAACCTCGATCACGGCACGGACTTGCGCACCACGGTCGACGAGATGCCTGTCAACCAGCGCAGCCATGGCCACGGCCAAGGCTGGACGGACCTGAACTTTTTGATCCCCGAACTGGCCATGCGCCTCGATTACAAGAAGGGGCCGTATTCGGCGGCGCAAGGCGATTTCTCCTCGGCGGGTGCGGCGTCCGTCGTCTACGCGAACCGCCTGACGCAAGGCATCGCCAGCGCGGGCATCGGGCAAAACGGCTTTCGCCGCGCCCTGCTGGCCGACTCCATCGATGCGGGCGACGGCAGCCTGCTGTACGCGCTAGAAGCGCAGCATAACGATGGCCCGTTCACGCAGCCGGACCGCTACCGCAAGCGCAATGGCGTGCTGCGCTACAGCGAAGGCTATGCCAACAACGGCTTCAACGTCACGGCCATGGCGTATGACGCCAGCTGGAACGCCACCGACCAGATTCCGCTGCGCGCCGTGCGCGACGGCAGCCTGGGCCGCTTCGACGCCGTCGATGCCAGCGACGGCGGCAAGGCGCAGCGCTACAGCCTGTCGGGCGCCTGGCACCAGACGACGGACGACGTGTCGTCCAGGGTCAGCGCGTACGTGATCGCCAACCGCCTGGCCCTGTTCTCGAATTTTACGTATGCGATGGACGATCCGCTCAACGGCGACCAGTTCGCCCAGCCCGACCGCCGCGTGACGGCCGGCCTCGACGCCAGCCACACCTGGCACCGCCACACGGACCGGGGCAGCAGCGACACCACCATCGGCCTGCAGCTACAGAACGACAATATCCACAATGGCCTGTACCACACGCGCCGGCGCCAGATCCTGTCGACCACGCGGCAAGACCATCTCGTCGAAACGAGCATCGGCGTGTATGGCGAAAACAGCACGCGCTGGTCGCGATCGCTGCGCACCGTGGCCGGCCTGCGCGCGGATGCCTACCGCTTCGACGTGCGCAGCGACCGCGCCGTCAATTCGGGCACGGCCAGCGACCATTTGTTCAGCCCCAGCCTGAGCGTGATCGCGGGGCCGTGGCGCGACACGGAAGCGTATGTCAACATCGGCAACGGTTTTCACAGCAACGACGCGCGCGGCACGACCATCACGGTCGATCCGAAGACGGGCGAGGCGGCTGGCAAGGTCACGCCCCTGGTGCGCTCGCGCGGCCTGGAACTGGGCTTGCGCAGCGCCGCCATCGCCGGCCTGCAAACCTCGCTGTCGCTGTACCGCCTGGACTTCGATTCCGAGCTGCTGTTCATCGGCGACGCGGGCGCCACGCAGGCGGGCCGCCCCAGCCGCCGCTACGGCATTGAGTTTTCCAGCTACTACAAGGCGGCCCGCTGGCTGTCGCTGGACCTGGACCTCGCGTATGCGCGCGCACGCTCGCGCGGCAGCGACCCGGCGGGCGACTTCATTCCCGGCGCCATCGAAGGCGTGGCCCAGCTGGCCATGACGGTGACGCCGCCGGGGCCGTGGTCGGGCTCCTTGCGCCTGCGCTACTTCGGCCCGCGCCCCCTGGTGGAAGACAACAGCGTGCGCTCCGCCGCCAGCGTGGGCTTGAACGGGCGCATAGCCTACCAGGTCGACAAGACCTGGCGCGTGGAAGTGGAAGGCTACAACCTGGCCAACCGGCGCGACGCGGCCATCGATTACTACTATGCCTCGCGCCTGCCCGGCGAAGCGCAGCCCGTGGACGATATCCACTTCCATCCGGTGGAATCGCGCTCGCTGCATCTGACCCTGGTAAAGAATTTTTAA
- a CDS encoding hybrid sensor histidine kinase/response regulator, with amino-acid sequence MDSNNQIKPDEIEILIVEDSPTQAERLRRLIQSLHYNARVAANGQLALAAIRERKPHLVLSDIVMPEMNGYDLCRAIKSDPTLRDIPVILVTSLNDPKDIIRGIECGADNFIRKPYAEDYLLNRISHMLMNQKLRKNQNVEIGIALYLGDQKHFINAERQQILDLLISTYEQAVQVNGELQARERQVIELNMRLAHHAAELETINREIALKNLELAEASRMKSAFIANMSHELRTPLNAIIGFTGALLMKLPGPLTSDQDKQLNTIRASARHLLSLINDILDVAKIEAGKLTLSIEPVHCQDLMAEVADTLRPLAQQKGLALEMALGEAGRPPAIIETDRRALTQILINLLNNAIKFTEQGTVRISLAQREEDGMLVTEMSIADSGAGIKEEDQAKLFQAFSQLDSTSTRHVEGAGLGLYLCQNLANAIGGALFFNSDYGSGSTFTLALRSKA; translated from the coding sequence GTGGACTCCAACAACCAAATCAAGCCTGACGAAATCGAGATCCTGATCGTCGAGGACAGCCCGACCCAGGCGGAGCGCTTGCGCCGCCTGATCCAGTCGCTGCACTATAACGCGCGCGTGGCGGCGAATGGCCAGCTGGCCCTGGCCGCCATCCGCGAGCGCAAGCCGCACCTGGTGCTGTCCGATATCGTCATGCCTGAAATGAATGGCTACGACCTGTGCCGCGCCATCAAGTCCGACCCGACCCTGCGCGACATTCCCGTGATCCTCGTCACCTCGCTCAATGACCCGAAGGACATCATCCGCGGCATCGAGTGCGGCGCCGACAATTTCATCCGCAAGCCTTACGCGGAAGACTACCTGCTCAACCGCATCAGCCACATGCTGATGAACCAGAAGCTGCGCAAGAACCAGAACGTGGAAATCGGCATCGCCCTGTACCTGGGCGACCAGAAGCACTTCATCAATGCGGAGCGCCAGCAAATCCTCGATTTGCTCATTTCCACATATGAACAGGCGGTGCAGGTCAACGGCGAACTGCAGGCGCGCGAACGCCAGGTGATCGAGCTGAACATGCGCCTGGCGCACCATGCGGCCGAACTGGAAACCATCAACCGCGAAATCGCCCTGAAAAACCTGGAACTGGCCGAGGCGAGCCGCATGAAGTCCGCCTTCATCGCCAACATGTCGCATGAACTGCGCACGCCGCTCAACGCCATCATTGGATTCACGGGCGCGCTGCTGATGAAACTGCCCGGCCCCCTGACGTCGGACCAGGACAAGCAGCTCAACACCATCCGCGCCAGCGCGCGTCACCTGCTCTCGCTGATCAACGACATTCTCGACGTGGCCAAGATCGAGGCGGGCAAACTGACCCTGTCGATCGAACCCGTGCACTGCCAGGACCTGATGGCCGAAGTGGCCGACACCCTGCGCCCGCTGGCCCAGCAAAAGGGCCTGGCGCTGGAAATGGCGCTGGGCGAAGCGGGCCGGCCGCCCGCCATCATCGAGACGGACCGCCGCGCACTGACGCAAATCCTCATCAACCTGCTCAACAACGCCATCAAGTTCACGGAACAGGGCACGGTGCGCATCAGCCTGGCCCAGCGCGAGGAAGACGGCATGCTGGTGACGGAAATGAGCATCGCCGACAGCGGCGCCGGCATCAAGGAAGAAGACCAGGCCAAGCTGTTCCAGGCCTTCTCGCAACTCGATTCCACCTCCACGCGCCACGTGGAAGGCGCGGGACTGGGCCTGTACCTGTGCCAGAACCTGGCCAACGCCATCGGCGGCGCCTTGTTCTTCAACAGCGACTACGGCTCCGGCAGCACCTTCACGCTGGCACTGCGCAGCAAGGCCTGA